One segment of Amycolatopsis alba DSM 44262 DNA contains the following:
- a CDS encoding MFS transporter: MPARAASFRSVFAVAGFRRIWLAHLLSVAGDQLARVALTVLVFDRTSSAGWASAAYALTFVPDLLGGALGGVADRFSRRTVMVVTDVGRAVLIALMAVPGLPLPAAAALLFLVQLMAGPFQAARQAMLPDLLDPDRLVVGQAVISSTYQAGLVVGFGAGAAVVTGLGVPGALLLDAGTFALSALMLRFGLERYPPSAPGRHKRPSLIAGCRLVARDRKLRWLLLIACCCGFYVVPEGLAVPVAAELGGAGALPWLLAANPVGSVLGGILLSRIPRERQVRVLGALTVASSLVLIPTGWANGLVTIVVLWTISGVFSAHDMITQTQYSLAAPSAHRGQVIGVAIAALRAAQAAGIAAAGLLAQVVAPTTVVAVAAGAGVMVAGAAGVGWSRTVSSRRGPGDPVGPDGGTTPVGEHGS; the protein is encoded by the coding sequence ATGCCAGCACGGGCGGCGTCGTTCCGCAGCGTCTTCGCGGTCGCCGGGTTCCGCCGGATCTGGCTCGCGCATCTGCTGTCGGTCGCCGGTGACCAGCTGGCCAGGGTCGCGCTCACGGTGCTGGTGTTCGACCGGACGTCGTCGGCGGGGTGGGCTTCGGCGGCGTACGCGCTGACCTTCGTGCCCGATCTGCTCGGCGGCGCGCTGGGCGGCGTCGCGGACCGGTTCTCCCGGCGCACCGTGATGGTGGTGACCGACGTCGGCCGCGCGGTCCTGATCGCGCTGATGGCGGTGCCCGGCCTGCCGCTGCCCGCCGCTGCCGCGTTGCTGTTCCTCGTGCAGCTCATGGCCGGGCCGTTCCAGGCGGCCCGGCAGGCGATGCTGCCGGATCTGCTCGATCCGGACCGGCTGGTCGTCGGCCAGGCCGTCATCTCGTCCACCTATCAGGCCGGGCTGGTGGTGGGCTTCGGTGCGGGCGCCGCCGTCGTCACCGGCCTCGGCGTGCCAGGGGCGCTGCTGCTCGACGCGGGGACGTTCGCGCTGTCGGCCCTCATGCTCCGCTTCGGGCTCGAGCGGTACCCGCCCTCGGCACCGGGCCGGCACAAGCGTCCTTCCCTGATCGCGGGCTGCCGTCTGGTCGCCCGCGACCGCAAGCTCCGCTGGCTGCTGCTCATCGCCTGCTGCTGCGGTTTCTACGTCGTTCCCGAGGGCCTCGCGGTCCCGGTCGCCGCCGAACTGGGCGGCGCGGGCGCATTGCCGTGGCTGCTGGCCGCGAATCCGGTCGGCTCGGTGCTCGGCGGCATCCTGCTGAGCCGGATCCCGCGCGAACGGCAGGTCCGGGTGCTGGGCGCGCTGACGGTGGCGAGCAGCCTGGTGCTGATCCCGACCGGCTGGGCGAACGGCCTGGTCACGATCGTCGTGCTGTGGACGATCTCGGGCGTGTTCTCCGCGCACGACATGATCACCCAGACGCAGTACAGCCTCGCCGCGCCCTCGGCCCATCGCGGTCAGGTGATCGGGGTCGCGATCGCGGCGTTGCGGGCGGCGCAGGCGGCGGGGATCGCGGCCGCCGGGCTGCTGGCCCAGGTCGTCGCGCCGACCACCGTGGTCGCCGTCGCGGCCGGTGCGGGAGTGATGGTCGCCGGTGCCGCCGGGGTGGGCTGGTCACGGACGGTGTCGTCCCGCCGCGGCCCCGGAGACCCTGTGGGCCCGGACGGCGGGACGACACCCGTTGGCGAGCATGGTTCCTGA
- a CDS encoding carboxyl transferase domain-containing protein: MFSRVAIVNRGEAAMRLIHAVRELSAETGQRIETVALYTDADRSATFVREADISHNLGPASARPYLDFAVLERALTETGADAAWVGWGFVAEDPAFAELCERLGVTFIGPSADAMRKLGDKIGAKLIAEEVGVPVAPWSRGAVADLDAAISAAEEIGYPLMLKATAGGGGRGIRVITSADELKDAYERTSLEAERAFGSGVVFLERLVTGARHVEVQVIADGQGTAWALGVRDCSVQRRNQKIIEESASPVLSPEQADELKRSAERLALAVDYRGAGTVEFLYHPGDKLFAFLEVNTRLQVEHPITELTTGMDLVKAQLHVSSGGKLEGAQPAEFGHAVEARLNAEDPDRDFAPSPGRIARLDLPAGPGIRVDTGVSEGDTIPADFDSMIAKIIAYGRDRDEALGRLRRAMAQTTVIIEGGATNKSFVLDLLDRPEVIDGSADTGWIDRVRAEGDLVTHRHSAIALAAAAIEAYEDEEAVERQRLLSTAHGGRPQVQHESGRPLDLKLRGAAYRVSVARIGHRRFRVGVSGGGDIHPADVEVDRFDEHTGQITVNGTRFRLVTGTHGPIHLVEVDGVTHRVSRDEGGVVRSPAPALVVATPLQVGAEVEAGAPVLVLESMKMETVLRAPFRAKLRECVVSVGSQVETGAPLLRLEPVADEGDEAAEDTGSVEIELPVEPDGASAAQRITRGQQDLRSLLLGFDVDPHDERRTLSAYLAARAELEDNGDRPLEGEVELLTVFADLSELMRNKPAREEAKTDTRVHSAREFFHTYLQSLDVERAGLSESFQNKLKKVLAHYGITDLERTPELEEAVFRIFLAQQRTASDVAIVTALLRQWLTEAQPFESMREPAGKALEALIAATQLRFPVVGDLARSVVFRWFAQPLLRRTRAEVYSEVRKHLRHLDLHPDSPDRAERIASMLASAQPLVRLLGQRIGRPGTDHTPLLEVLSRRYYGNRALTGVQQVTVGGCTFVTGDYADENERFHMATTAVDRAGLPGAIKAVADLAAQLPADTDVEADIYLTWDDESADDDTMAAGLREVLTAESLPSRIRRVTTTVAGHGGAVTHHHFTFRPSSTGFSEERLIRGLHPLIALRMQLQRLANFDLTRLPSGDEDVYLFKCVSPMNPSDQRLVALAQVRDLTPLRDNDGKLLALPAVEGTLAGCLDAIREVQAKLPPKKRFDTNRIMLYVWPTSELTGEELNTVAQRVQPSTAGAGLEEVQFLGRQRDRVTGDVTEVAVRIGYDVSGGVQMSLSEPTTEPVLPLDDYRQNVLRARRRDTVYPYELTEMLGSFTEYDMDDSNTLVPVDRKKGRNKAAIVAGVVTTPTERYPEGVKRVVLLGDPTKALGALSEPECSRVIAALDLAERLRVPLEWYALSAGARISMESGTENMDWVAAALKRIVHFTQDGGEINIVVAGINVGAQPYWNAEATMLMHTKGILVMTPDSAMVLTGKQSLDFSGGVSAEDNFGIGGYDRVMGPNGQAQYWAPNLAAARDVLMSHYDHTYVAPEETGPRKAVTNDPVERDISSFPHAAVDSDFTTVGQIFSREANPDRKKPFDIRTVMRALSDQDHPVLERWPGMADAETAAVQDVHLGGRPVCLLGIESRSVPRRGFPPTDGPDTYTAGTLFPRSSKKAARAINAASGNRPLVVLANLSGFDGSPESMRKLQLEYGAEIGRAIVNFEGPIVFTVISRYHGGAFVVFSKALNPNMTVLALEGSFASVLGGAPAAAVVFSGEVNARTAADQRVRSLNEKLSGATGAERAALAAELAEVQSSVRAEKLGAVASEFDGVHSIERAVKVGSVDAIISAAEMRPRIIEAIERGLAKQ; the protein is encoded by the coding sequence GTGTTCAGTCGTGTCGCCATCGTCAACCGCGGAGAAGCCGCGATGCGGCTCATCCATGCCGTCCGCGAGCTGTCGGCGGAGACCGGACAGCGGATCGAGACCGTCGCTCTCTACACGGACGCGGACCGGTCGGCGACGTTCGTGCGGGAAGCCGACATCAGCCACAACCTGGGGCCCGCGTCGGCGCGCCCGTATCTGGACTTCGCCGTGCTGGAGCGGGCGCTGACCGAGACCGGGGCCGACGCGGCCTGGGTCGGTTGGGGCTTCGTGGCCGAGGATCCGGCCTTCGCCGAGCTGTGTGAGCGGCTGGGCGTCACCTTCATCGGCCCGAGCGCGGACGCGATGCGCAAGCTCGGGGACAAGATCGGCGCGAAGCTGATCGCCGAAGAGGTCGGCGTGCCCGTGGCGCCGTGGAGCCGCGGCGCCGTCGCGGACCTCGACGCGGCCATCAGCGCGGCCGAGGAGATCGGCTACCCGCTGATGCTCAAGGCCACCGCCGGCGGTGGCGGCCGCGGTATCCGGGTCATCACGTCCGCCGACGAGCTCAAGGACGCCTACGAGCGCACCAGCCTGGAGGCCGAGCGGGCCTTCGGCAGCGGCGTCGTGTTCCTGGAGCGCCTGGTCACCGGCGCCCGGCACGTCGAGGTCCAGGTCATCGCCGACGGTCAGGGCACCGCGTGGGCGCTCGGCGTCCGCGACTGTTCGGTGCAGCGCCGCAACCAGAAGATCATCGAGGAGTCCGCCTCCCCGGTGCTGAGCCCCGAGCAGGCCGACGAGCTCAAGCGGTCCGCCGAGCGGCTCGCGCTCGCGGTCGACTACCGCGGCGCCGGCACCGTTGAATTCCTCTACCACCCCGGCGACAAGCTGTTCGCCTTCCTCGAGGTCAACACCCGCCTGCAGGTCGAGCATCCGATCACCGAGCTGACCACCGGCATGGACCTGGTCAAGGCGCAGCTGCACGTCTCGTCCGGCGGCAAGCTCGAAGGCGCCCAGCCCGCTGAGTTCGGCCACGCCGTCGAGGCGCGGCTCAACGCCGAGGACCCGGACCGCGACTTCGCCCCGTCGCCCGGTCGTATCGCGCGCCTGGACCTGCCCGCCGGACCCGGCATCCGCGTCGACACCGGCGTCAGTGAAGGCGACACGATCCCGGCCGACTTCGACTCGATGATCGCGAAGATCATCGCCTACGGCCGCGACCGTGACGAGGCGCTCGGCCGTCTTCGCCGCGCGATGGCGCAGACCACGGTCATCATCGAGGGCGGCGCGACCAACAAGAGCTTCGTGCTCGACCTGCTCGACCGGCCCGAGGTGATCGACGGCAGCGCGGACACCGGCTGGATCGACCGCGTCCGCGCCGAGGGCGACCTGGTCACCCACCGCCATTCGGCGATCGCGCTCGCGGCCGCCGCGATCGAGGCCTACGAGGACGAGGAAGCCGTTGAGCGCCAACGGCTTCTGTCCACCGCGCACGGTGGCCGCCCGCAGGTGCAGCACGAGAGCGGACGTCCGCTCGACCTCAAGCTGCGCGGCGCCGCGTACCGCGTGAGCGTGGCGAGGATCGGCCACCGCCGGTTCCGCGTCGGCGTCTCCGGGGGCGGCGACATCCACCCCGCCGACGTCGAGGTCGACCGGTTCGACGAGCACACCGGCCAGATCACCGTCAACGGCACCCGGTTCCGCCTGGTCACCGGCACGCACGGGCCGATCCACCTGGTCGAGGTCGACGGTGTCACCCACCGCGTCAGCCGCGACGAGGGCGGCGTCGTCCGTTCCCCTGCGCCCGCGCTCGTCGTCGCGACACCGCTCCAGGTCGGCGCGGAGGTCGAGGCAGGCGCACCCGTGCTGGTGCTGGAAAGCATGAAGATGGAGACGGTGCTCCGCGCGCCGTTCCGCGCGAAGCTGCGTGAGTGCGTCGTCTCGGTCGGCAGCCAGGTCGAGACCGGCGCTCCTCTACTGCGGCTCGAACCGGTGGCGGACGAAGGCGACGAGGCCGCCGAAGACACCGGCAGTGTCGAGATCGAGCTGCCCGTGGAGCCGGACGGCGCGTCGGCGGCGCAGCGGATCACGCGAGGCCAGCAGGATCTGCGCAGTCTCCTGCTCGGTTTCGACGTCGACCCGCACGACGAGCGCCGCACGCTCAGCGCGTACCTGGCCGCCCGTGCCGAGCTGGAGGACAACGGCGACCGCCCGCTGGAGGGCGAGGTCGAACTGCTGACCGTGTTCGCCGACCTCTCCGAGCTGATGCGCAACAAGCCGGCGCGCGAAGAGGCCAAGACGGACACCCGTGTGCACAGCGCACGCGAGTTCTTCCACACCTACCTGCAGAGCCTCGACGTCGAACGCGCCGGGCTCTCGGAGTCGTTCCAGAACAAGCTCAAGAAGGTGCTCGCGCACTACGGCATCACCGACCTGGAGCGGACGCCGGAACTGGAGGAGGCGGTCTTCCGCATCTTCCTCGCCCAGCAGCGGACCGCTTCGGACGTCGCGATCGTCACCGCGCTGCTGCGGCAGTGGCTCACCGAGGCGCAGCCGTTCGAGTCGATGCGCGAACCGGCAGGCAAGGCGCTGGAGGCACTCATCGCCGCCACCCAGCTCCGGTTCCCGGTGGTCGGCGACCTGGCGCGCAGCGTGGTGTTCCGCTGGTTCGCCCAGCCGCTGCTCCGCCGCACCCGCGCCGAGGTGTACAGCGAGGTCCGCAAGCACCTGCGTCACCTCGACCTGCACCCGGACTCGCCGGACCGCGCCGAGCGGATCGCGAGCATGCTGGCCAGCGCGCAGCCGCTGGTGCGCCTGCTCGGGCAGCGGATCGGGCGCCCCGGCACCGATCACACGCCACTGCTCGAAGTGCTGAGCCGCCGCTACTACGGCAACCGCGCGCTCACCGGCGTCCAGCAGGTCACCGTCGGTGGCTGCACTTTCGTCACCGGTGACTACGCGGACGAGAACGAGCGGTTCCACATGGCCACCACCGCCGTCGACCGTGCCGGGCTGCCCGGCGCGATCAAGGCGGTCGCCGATCTCGCCGCCCAGCTGCCCGCCGACACCGACGTCGAGGCGGACATCTATCTGACGTGGGACGACGAATCGGCCGATGACGACACGATGGCGGCTGGCCTGCGCGAGGTCCTCACGGCCGAGTCGCTGCCGAGCCGGATCCGGCGCGTCACCACCACGGTCGCCGGGCACGGCGGAGCGGTGACGCACCACCACTTCACCTTCCGCCCGTCCTCGACCGGTTTCAGCGAGGAACGGCTGATCCGCGGCCTCCACCCGCTGATCGCCCTGCGGATGCAGTTGCAGCGGCTGGCGAACTTCGACCTCACGCGGCTGCCGTCCGGCGACGAGGACGTCTACCTGTTCAAGTGCGTCTCGCCGATGAACCCGTCGGATCAGCGGCTGGTCGCGCTCGCCCAGGTCCGTGACCTGACCCCGTTGCGGGACAACGACGGCAAGCTGCTGGCCCTGCCCGCGGTCGAGGGCACGCTGGCGGGCTGCCTCGACGCGATCCGCGAGGTGCAGGCGAAGCTTCCGCCGAAGAAGCGCTTCGACACCAACCGGATCATGCTGTACGTGTGGCCGACCAGTGAGCTCACCGGCGAGGAGCTGAACACGGTCGCGCAGCGTGTGCAGCCGTCGACGGCGGGCGCGGGCCTCGAAGAGGTCCAGTTCCTCGGCAGGCAGCGCGACCGCGTGACCGGCGACGTCACCGAGGTCGCCGTGCGGATCGGCTACGACGTCAGCGGCGGCGTGCAGATGTCGCTGTCCGAGCCCACCACCGAGCCGGTCCTCCCGCTCGACGACTACCGCCAGAACGTGCTGCGCGCCCGCCGCCGCGACACGGTGTACCCGTACGAGCTGACCGAGATGCTCGGCTCGTTCACCGAGTACGACATGGACGACAGCAACACCCTCGTCCCGGTCGACCGCAAGAAGGGCCGCAACAAGGCGGCGATCGTCGCCGGTGTGGTCACCACGCCGACCGAGCGGTACCCGGAGGGCGTCAAGCGCGTGGTGCTGCTGGGCGACCCGACGAAGGCGCTCGGCGCGCTGTCGGAGCCGGAGTGCTCGCGGGTGATCGCGGCACTGGATCTGGCCGAACGGCTGCGGGTCCCGCTGGAGTGGTACGCACTCTCGGCGGGCGCCAGGATCTCGATGGAGTCCGGCACCGAGAACATGGACTGGGTCGCGGCCGCGCTCAAGCGGATCGTGCACTTCACCCAGGACGGCGGCGAGATCAACATCGTCGTCGCCGGGATCAACGTCGGTGCCCAGCCGTACTGGAACGCCGAAGCGACGATGCTCATGCACACCAAGGGAATCCTGGTGATGACACCGGATTCCGCGATGGTGCTGACCGGTAAGCAGTCGCTCGACTTCTCCGGTGGCGTCTCGGCCGAGGACAACTTCGGCATCGGCGGCTACGACCGCGTCATGGGCCCGAACGGCCAGGCGCAGTACTGGGCGCCGAACCTCGCCGCGGCCCGCGATGTGCTGATGTCGCACTACGACCACACCTACGTGGCGCCGGAGGAGACCGGCCCGCGCAAGGCGGTCACGAACGACCCGGTCGAACGGGACATCTCGTCGTTCCCGCACGCGGCCGTCGACAGCGACTTCACCACGGTCGGCCAGATCTTCTCGCGGGAGGCCAACCCGGACCGCAAGAAGCCGTTCGACATCCGCACCGTGATGCGCGCGCTGTCCGATCAGGACCACCCGGTGCTGGAGCGCTGGCCGGGGATGGCCGACGCGGAGACCGCGGCCGTGCAGGACGTGCACCTCGGCGGGCGGCCGGTGTGCCTGCTCGGTATCGAGTCGCGTTCGGTGCCGCGCCGCGGCTTCCCGCCCACCGACGGCCCGGACACCTACACCGCGGGCACCCTGTTCCCGCGGTCGTCGAAGAAGGCGGCGCGGGCGATCAACGCGGCCAGCGGCAACCGGCCGCTGGTGGTGCTGGCGAACCTGTCCGGCTTCGACGGTTCGCCGGAGTCGATGCGGAAACTCCAGCTGGAGTACGGCGCGGAGATCGGCCGGGCGATCGTGAACTTCGAAGGCCCGATCGTGTTCACCGTGATCTCGCGGTACCACGGCGGCGCGTTCGTGGTCTTCTCGAAGGCGCTGAACCCGAACATGACCGTGCTGGCGCTGGAAGGCTCGTTCGCCTCCGTGCTCGGTGGCGCACCCGCCGCGGCGGTCGTGTTCTCCGGTGAGGTCAACGCGCGGACCGCGGCGGATCAGCGGGTGCGGTCGCTCAACGAGAAGCTGAGCGGGGCGACCGGCGCCGAACGCGCCGCGCTGGCCGCGGAACTGGCGGAAGTCCAGTCTTCGGTGCGGGCCGAGAAGCTCGGCGCGGTCGCTTCGGAGTTCGACGGCGTGCACAGCATCGAACGCGCGGTGAAGGTCGGTTCGGTGGACGCGATCATCAGCGCGGCCGAGATGCGGCCGCGCATCATCGAGGCGATCGAACGGGGCCTCGCGAAGCAGTAG
- a CDS encoding HNH endonuclease signature motif containing protein yields MDTDRAFLASRKEIASLTDEECVAVAQAASADIARLEAVRFRAIAQLSRHRGGVSSVVQEVAFALSVVDGHAAVLVSTAEALATRLPRTLGLMDQGLVSGAGAAKVAAATGWLSQENALEVDALLEDRLEERNTEQIRKAASHAANTVDREGAARRTKHFREGRRLRLRQGESGVASIEVEDGPVEKVAAAYTRIDREARALRAGGETRTLDQLRADVALDLLLGGQGGPGERSEVFLYMDLNTYLGLNEDPAELAGHGHIPASLAREIASGPDTVLRRIITDPLSGQVLDLGRERYRPTAGLGEFVRVRDRECRRPGCHRVAQACDLDHSVPWQFGGHTSADDLVDLCRRDHRLKDEPGWIYTLAPDGTLTVTTPTGQTYDSSPPPLHEPRLTDEPPPF; encoded by the coding sequence GTGGACACTGATAGAGCCTTTTTGGCTTCACGCAAGGAAATTGCGTCTCTGACCGATGAGGAATGCGTTGCTGTGGCGCAGGCCGCATCGGCGGATATCGCACGATTGGAGGCGGTGCGGTTTCGTGCGATCGCGCAGTTGTCTCGTCATCGTGGGGGTGTGTCGAGTGTGGTGCAGGAGGTGGCGTTCGCGTTGTCTGTTGTGGATGGTCATGCTGCGGTGCTGGTGTCCACGGCGGAGGCGCTGGCGACTCGCCTGCCCCGCACGCTGGGGTTGATGGACCAGGGGTTGGTGAGTGGCGCGGGTGCGGCGAAGGTCGCCGCCGCGACCGGATGGCTCTCGCAGGAGAACGCGCTGGAGGTGGATGCGTTGCTGGAGGATCGTTTGGAGGAGAGGAACACCGAGCAGATCCGGAAAGCGGCGAGTCATGCGGCGAACACGGTGGACCGGGAGGGCGCCGCCCGGCGCACGAAGCATTTCCGCGAGGGCCGTCGGTTGAGGCTGCGGCAGGGTGAGAGCGGGGTGGCGTCGATCGAGGTCGAGGACGGCCCGGTGGAGAAGGTGGCCGCGGCCTACACGCGGATCGACCGGGAAGCACGGGCGCTGCGGGCGGGTGGTGAGACCCGGACGCTGGACCAGTTGCGTGCCGATGTCGCTCTCGATCTCCTGCTCGGTGGGCAGGGTGGGCCCGGTGAACGGTCGGAGGTGTTCCTGTATATGGACTTGAATACTTATCTCGGGTTGAACGAGGATCCCGCGGAACTGGCCGGGCATGGCCATATCCCGGCGTCGCTGGCGCGGGAGATCGCTTCGGGTCCGGACACGGTGCTGCGGCGGATCATCACCGACCCGTTGTCCGGGCAGGTACTGGACTTGGGGCGGGAGCGGTACCGGCCCACCGCCGGGTTGGGTGAGTTCGTGCGGGTGCGGGATCGTGAGTGCCGAAGACCCGGCTGTCACCGGGTCGCGCAGGCCTGCGACCTCGACCATTCCGTGCCGTGGCAGTTCGGTGGCCATACCAGCGCTGACGATCTGGTCGACCTGTGCCGCCGCGATCACCGGCTCAAGGACGAACCCGGCTGGATCTACACGCTCGCTCCTGATGGCACGCTCACTGTCACCACCCCGACAGGGCAGACCTACGACAGCTCACCACCACCGCTGCACGAACCCCGCCTGACAGACGAACCACCACCGTTCTGA
- a CDS encoding GGDEF domain-containing protein, protein MRSYVLVVNLIAVLSTAATAWLVPVTGTDLIRFGVLTLCAAIAIEGTRQIERQREYDRAPSVAYVDTKAVWSVAAVIALPPVLAAAMVVVTYTIAWLRIWPHQRPVLPHRWIFSAATVLCGTQAAVVVLSVGMRHYPGSPDSGLLAGLGDLAVIIVAAALRWAINTVLVMIAIALSSPPKSIGELFSGFGDQILEAGALGLGLVTAVVLVQANPLVLVGVVIALVALHRGLLLTQYRRDAHTDATTGLVTKRRWRQLAEEHLGRTRAGRKLGVLFLDLDNFKTINDTYGHPNGDLVLRAVGDALRAEIREQDVCGRWGGEEFAIVIPDIHGEETLRQVAERIRHQVAVVSVVLPDRDAVLTDLTVSIGGALYPAANITSVDDLLVATDTALYRAKQGGRNRVELAPPSQ, encoded by the coding sequence GTGCGTTCCTACGTCCTGGTCGTGAATCTCATCGCGGTCCTCTCGACCGCCGCGACGGCCTGGCTGGTCCCGGTGACCGGTACCGACCTGATCCGGTTCGGCGTCTTGACGCTGTGCGCGGCCATCGCGATCGAGGGCACCCGGCAGATCGAACGCCAGCGGGAGTACGACAGGGCCCCGTCGGTCGCCTACGTCGACACCAAAGCGGTCTGGAGCGTCGCCGCCGTCATCGCGCTGCCGCCGGTGCTCGCCGCCGCGATGGTCGTGGTGACCTACACCATCGCATGGCTGCGGATCTGGCCACACCAACGGCCGGTTCTCCCCCATCGGTGGATCTTTTCCGCCGCGACAGTGCTCTGCGGCACGCAGGCCGCCGTCGTCGTCCTCAGCGTCGGCATGCGCCACTACCCCGGCTCGCCCGACTCCGGGCTGCTCGCCGGGCTGGGCGACCTCGCCGTCATCATCGTGGCCGCGGCCCTGCGCTGGGCGATCAACACCGTGCTGGTGATGATCGCGATCGCGCTCTCCTCGCCGCCGAAGTCGATCGGCGAACTGTTCTCCGGATTCGGCGACCAGATCCTCGAAGCGGGCGCGCTCGGCCTCGGGCTCGTGACGGCCGTCGTCCTCGTCCAGGCCAATCCGCTGGTGCTGGTCGGGGTCGTCATCGCGCTGGTCGCGCTGCACCGCGGACTGCTGCTGACGCAGTACCGGCGCGACGCGCACACCGACGCCACCACCGGGCTCGTCACGAAACGCCGCTGGCGTCAGCTGGCCGAAGAGCATCTGGGCCGGACACGCGCCGGACGCAAACTCGGCGTGCTGTTCCTCGACCTCGACAACTTCAAGACGATCAACGACACCTACGGTCACCCCAACGGCGACCTCGTCCTGCGCGCGGTCGGCGACGCGCTGCGCGCCGAGATCCGCGAACAGGACGTCTGCGGGCGGTGGGGCGGCGAGGAGTTCGCGATCGTCATCCCGGACATCCACGGCGAGGAGACCCTGCGCCAAGTGGCCGAACGGATCCGGCACCAGGTGGCGGTGGTCTCGGTCGTTCTGCCCGATCGTGACGCCGTGCTGACCGATCTGACGGTGTCGATCGGCGGGGCGCTGTACCCGGCCGCCAACATCACCAGCGTCGACGACCTTCTCGTCGCCACCGACACCGCGCTCTACCGGGCGAAGCAGGGTGGCCGCAATCGCGTCGAACTGGCCCCTCCCTCGCAGTAG
- a CDS encoding discoidin domain-containing protein: protein MLGKKLGVLLAVVLLFTGLTPANAEVHHPRQEWLRASTAGLFLHWGMRTSPGYTSCADWEKAVTDGGWNAKYWIDEAKKLHAQYVVLASFHSKLGYARAWPSAVPGSCSTTRDFLGELIAAGKAGGVKVITYMTDDPQWHNDGLGSGKSWLNSSAYSKYKGKQVDLHTRDGFGEFGYDNFVEIMRRYPDLAGFWIDNDNAYWERNGLYERVRRERPDYLLSNNNEDTPIMDTISNEQKTGMTPAYDYPQAVYTAAPRLIEACFKLPTSGAWWYSGSNSAVDYKLTLGRYLANKGSDVKALMAETAMVNGRFPSDQEAFNNFAAGYFDKIWPSIDGTYGGGYDHGGFAPGFWNDGAHGVTTVSKTDPDKHYLHVLTRPSGSTLSLRDNGYKVKRVTNQRTGAVVAHSQSGGKLTVSGISSWDQYDTVFAVETGGREGVYPPSSYTMSASASGSGHPAQAAADGDYSTYWDATSAQPVSLRFDLGAPKRIQYIGINQREDSTTYPASNSARIKNYRVFVSADGKDWGSPVKTGSLPNHRGVRFIDLPVTTARYVRIEKVDSQGVDRLRVDEAWIGSAYPAG from the coding sequence GTGCTGGGCAAGAAGCTGGGCGTCTTACTCGCCGTCGTACTCCTTTTCACCGGACTGACACCCGCGAACGCCGAGGTGCACCATCCCCGCCAGGAGTGGTTGCGCGCCTCGACGGCGGGGCTGTTCCTGCACTGGGGAATGCGCACCTCCCCCGGTTACACCAGTTGCGCCGACTGGGAAAAGGCCGTCACCGACGGCGGCTGGAACGCGAAGTACTGGATCGACGAGGCGAAGAAACTGCACGCGCAGTACGTCGTGCTGGCGTCGTTCCACAGCAAGCTCGGCTACGCCAGGGCGTGGCCGAGCGCGGTGCCGGGAAGTTGTTCGACCACAAGGGATTTCCTCGGCGAGCTGATCGCGGCGGGCAAGGCGGGCGGGGTCAAGGTCATCACCTACATGACCGACGATCCCCAGTGGCACAACGACGGCCTGGGCTCCGGGAAGAGCTGGCTGAACTCCTCGGCGTACTCGAAGTACAAGGGCAAGCAGGTCGACCTGCACACTCGCGACGGCTTCGGCGAGTTCGGTTACGACAACTTCGTCGAGATCATGCGGCGCTATCCCGATCTCGCCGGGTTCTGGATCGACAACGACAACGCCTACTGGGAGCGCAACGGACTCTACGAACGCGTGCGCCGGGAGCGGCCGGACTACCTGCTGAGCAACAACAACGAAGACACCCCGATCATGGACACGATCAGCAACGAGCAGAAGACCGGCATGACCCCGGCCTACGACTACCCGCAGGCGGTCTACACCGCCGCGCCGCGGCTGATCGAGGCGTGCTTCAAACTCCCCACCTCCGGCGCGTGGTGGTACAGCGGCTCGAACTCCGCTGTCGACTACAAGCTCACCCTCGGCCGATACCTGGCCAACAAGGGCTCGGACGTCAAGGCACTGATGGCCGAGACCGCCATGGTCAACGGGCGGTTCCCCTCGGACCAAGAGGCGTTCAATAATTTCGCCGCCGGGTACTTCGACAAGATCTGGCCGTCCATCGACGGCACTTACGGCGGAGGCTACGACCACGGCGGGTTCGCGCCCGGCTTCTGGAACGACGGCGCGCACGGCGTCACGACGGTGTCCAAGACTGACCCGGACAAGCACTACCTTCACGTGCTCACTCGGCCGTCAGGCAGCACGCTTTCCTTGCGGGACAACGGGTACAAGGTCAAACGAGTGACGAACCAGCGCACCGGCGCGGTGGTCGCGCACAGCCAGTCGGGCGGCAAGCTCACGGTGTCGGGCATCTCGTCGTGGGACCAGTACGACACCGTGTTCGCCGTGGAGACCGGCGGACGCGAGGGCGTCTATCCGCCGTCGTCGTACACGATGAGCGCCAGTGCCTCCGGGAGCGGGCATCCGGCGCAAGCCGCGGCGGACGGCGACTACTCGACCTATTGGGACGCGACGTCCGCGCAGCCGGTGTCGCTGCGGTTCGACCTCGGCGCTCCGAAGCGGATCCAGTACATCGGGATCAACCAGCGCGAGGACTCGACCACCTACCCGGCGTCGAATTCGGCGCGGATCAAGAACTACCGGGTCTTCGTCAGCGCGGACGGGAAGGACTGGGGTTCACCGGTGAAGACCGGCTCGCTGCCGAACCACCGGGGCGTGCGGTTCATCGACCTGCCCGTGACGACGGCGCGGTACGTGCGGATCGAGAAGGTCGACAGCCAGGGCGTCGACCGGCTGCGGGTGGACGAGGCCTGGATCGGCTCGGCCTACCCGGCGGGCTGA